The following are encoded in a window of uncultured Pseudomonas sp. genomic DNA:
- a CDS encoding DHA2 family efflux MFS transporter permease subunit, whose amino-acid sequence MHDDLQALQQRFGPRYPQWLLAVLMVGSMAMILASTSINVALPAIMADFAIGRPLAQWLSTGFLAAMTAGLLLAAWAQARFGARRTAQFGLLLFIISSLLALVVHAAWQLIALRIIQGLCAGIVQPLAMVLIFRVFADGGRGTALGIYGLGVMLAPSLGPAVGGYLVDHFGWAAIFWMPLPMCLLAMLAGQWLLPNVRERSTPRLDIQAFAWLSVAIFAALGFLAEAQRFALSAPSVWLPGALALLAGMAFIQRSRRAAQPLLPLTLWRHAGFRSASWVALSLGLGLYGSTYLIPLYLQTVEGFSAGHAGMLLLPAGLLMGMASFLGGWLSDRLTAAVLLSAGLLIFALSTAGLAWVEQGASFLVLCFWASVGRIGLGILLPALSTGSLDILSSEELAQGAGAITFVRQLGGAFGVNLLTFFLEWRHSAEGGDPWAEMLAFKQSFWLVAAVFVVTVLAAWGVKSSKH is encoded by the coding sequence ATGCACGATGATCTGCAGGCCCTGCAGCAACGTTTCGGTCCACGTTACCCGCAGTGGCTGCTGGCTGTGTTGATGGTCGGCAGCATGGCCATGATATTGGCCTCCACCAGTATCAACGTCGCCTTGCCGGCGATCATGGCCGATTTCGCCATCGGCCGGCCGCTGGCGCAGTGGTTGTCCACCGGCTTTCTCGCCGCCATGACGGCTGGGTTGTTATTGGCCGCCTGGGCTCAGGCGCGCTTTGGCGCGCGGCGCACGGCGCAGTTCGGTCTGCTGCTATTTATCATCAGTTCGCTGTTGGCGTTGGTGGTCCACGCCGCCTGGCAGTTGATCGCCTTGCGCATCATTCAGGGGCTGTGCGCCGGGATTGTGCAGCCGTTGGCCATGGTGCTGATCTTTCGCGTGTTTGCCGACGGTGGCCGCGGTACGGCGCTGGGTATCTATGGCTTGGGGGTGATGCTGGCACCTTCGTTAGGGCCGGCTGTGGGGGGGTATCTGGTCGATCATTTCGGCTGGGCGGCGATTTTCTGGATGCCACTGCCGATGTGCCTGCTGGCCATGTTGGCGGGCCAATGGTTACTGCCGAATGTGCGTGAGCGCAGCACGCCGCGCCTGGATATTCAGGCCTTTGCCTGGTTGAGTGTGGCGATATTTGCCGCGTTGGGTTTTCTGGCGGAAGCGCAGCGTTTTGCCTTGAGTGCGCCCAGCGTCTGGTTACCTGGCGCTTTAGCGCTGCTGGCGGGCATGGCGTTTATCCAGCGCAGCCGGCGTGCCGCTCAGCCTTTGCTGCCACTGACGCTGTGGCGGCATGCCGGTTTTCGCAGCGCCAGTTGGGTGGCCTTGAGTCTGGGCTTGGGGCTGTATGGTTCGACCTACCTGATACCGCTGTATCTACAAACTGTCGAAGGTTTCAGCGCCGGACATGCCGGCATGTTGCTGTTGCCAGCCGGGCTGTTAATGGGCATGGCGTCTTTTCTCGGTGGCTGGCTCAGCGACCGGCTGACTGCGGCGGTTTTGCTGAGTGCTGGTCTGCTTATTTTTGCACTGTCGACAGCAGGATTGGCCTGGGTCGAGCAGGGCGCATCATTTCTTGTGCTGTGTTTCTGGGCCAGTGTGGGGCGCATCGGCCTGGGGATATTGCTGCCGGCGTTGAGTACAGGCTCGCTGGATATCCTCAGCTCTGAGGAGTTGGCCCAAGGGGCGGGAGCCATCACCTTCGTTCGCCAGCTGGGTGGCGCGTTTGGGGTGAATCTGCTTACCTTTTTCCTTGAGTGGCGGCACAGCGCCGAAGGGGGCGATCCATGGGCCGAGATGCTGGCCTTCAAACAGAGTTTTTGGTTGGTGGCGGCGGTGTTCGTGGTCACGGTGCTGGCGGCCTGGGGCGTCAAGTCGAGCAAACACTGA
- a CDS encoding YbaN family protein, whose translation MAREIQLQRNPAIRYVLLAIGWLSVVLGVIGIFLPVLPTTPFLLLAAACFMRSSKRFYLWLVNHRQLGPWIVDYLEGQGIPLKGKVYAISLMWLSIVLSCYLVPLLWARAFMLTSAVLVSLYILRQKTLIKR comes from the coding sequence ATGGCGCGTGAGATTCAGCTGCAGCGTAATCCCGCCATCCGCTACGTTCTGCTGGCCATCGGCTGGCTGAGCGTGGTGCTCGGGGTGATCGGGATCTTTCTCCCGGTTCTGCCCACCACGCCGTTTCTGCTGCTGGCGGCCGCCTGTTTTATGCGCAGCTCCAAGCGCTTCTACCTGTGGCTGGTCAACCACCGTCAACTCGGCCCGTGGATTGTCGACTACCTCGAAGGTCAGGGTATTCCGCTTAAAGGCAAGGTTTACGCCATCAGCCTGATGTGGCTGAGCATCGTCCTGTCGTGCTACCTGGTGCCGCTGCTCTGGGCCAGGGCCTTTATGCTGACCAGTGCAGTGCTGGTCAGCCTGTATATCCTCAGGCAGAAAACCCTGATCAAGCGCTAG
- the lapD gene encoding cyclic di-GMP receptor LapD, translating into MSLLKQLFLAICLFLVVAFTGSFIVGVESSREQQLSQLRSHAQDAATALGLSMTPHADDPAMIELMVSSIFDSGYFNSIRVVRIPGDEVIVERRSGDASADSVPAWFSELVDLQPQSGDALIMRGWEQAARVEVLSNPQFALAKLWDSAIGSLVWLLLCGLVSAVLGGWLLRTQLRPLDNMVQQAQAITRREFLTSPTVPRTPELKRVVTAMNQMVEKLKTLFTEEAARSEKLREHAYQDSITGLANRRLFDIQLSQQLAIHEQNAEGYLFLLRVNDLAGLNQRLGGQKTDALITAIGELLKRLLNQNTRTEWLASRSRGGEFSLLVPGIGSEDAELLAGELHSNLESLRQTGASDCTPVAHIGIGAFRPGEEPSQVISRADQALAQTQNDPSRHWVRLDDYQAQATQGLHDWRTWIDDALNQRKLQLYFQPVMQCTDRNQLLHHKVLARLLDPQGEAIAAGRFLPWIERLGWTARFDLAMLEHSLAHLSQHAAPLALSLSAATLHDSATLKRIVEILKQHPQQASLLTFEVDERHLPPAAELEALSQAIRDSGFSLGLQHFGGRFSLIGNLTHLGLAYLKLDGTYIRAIDQESDKRMFIEAVFRATNSIDLPLIAEMVESEGELAVLKELGLYGAMGRLLGAPEPWKE; encoded by the coding sequence ATGTCTTTACTCAAACAGCTGTTTTTGGCCATCTGCCTGTTTCTGGTCGTGGCCTTTACTGGCAGTTTTATCGTCGGGGTGGAAAGCTCGCGTGAGCAACAGCTCAGCCAGCTGCGCTCACATGCCCAAGACGCCGCGACCGCGCTGGGCCTGTCGATGACGCCGCATGCGGACGACCCAGCGATGATCGAGCTGATGGTCAGCTCAATCTTCGACAGCGGCTATTTCAACAGCATTCGCGTGGTGCGCATCCCTGGTGATGAGGTGATTGTCGAGCGCCGCAGTGGCGACGCCAGCGCTGACAGCGTGCCTGCCTGGTTCAGCGAGCTGGTGGACCTGCAACCACAAAGCGGCGATGCCCTGATCATGCGTGGCTGGGAGCAGGCCGCACGGGTCGAAGTACTCAGCAACCCGCAATTTGCCCTAGCCAAGCTCTGGGACAGCGCCATCGGCAGCCTGGTTTGGCTGCTGCTCTGCGGCCTGGTCAGCGCCGTGCTCGGCGGCTGGCTGCTGCGCACTCAACTGCGCCCACTGGACAACATGGTGCAGCAAGCCCAAGCCATCACGCGTCGGGAATTTCTCACTTCGCCCACAGTGCCGCGCACGCCAGAACTCAAGCGCGTAGTCACCGCCATGAACCAGATGGTGGAAAAGCTAAAAACCCTGTTCACCGAAGAAGCCGCACGCAGCGAAAAACTGCGTGAACATGCCTACCAAGACAGCATCACCGGCCTGGCCAACCGCCGCCTGTTCGACATCCAACTGAGCCAGCAATTGGCAATTCATGAACAAAATGCCGAAGGCTATCTGTTCCTGTTGCGAGTCAACGACCTGGCAGGGCTAAACCAGCGCTTAGGCGGCCAAAAGACCGATGCGCTGATTACCGCCATCGGCGAGCTGCTCAAGCGCCTGCTTAACCAGAACACTCGTACCGAGTGGCTGGCTTCACGTAGCCGAGGTGGCGAATTCAGCCTGCTGGTCCCAGGGATTGGCAGTGAGGACGCCGAGCTACTGGCCGGCGAACTGCACAGCAACCTGGAAAGCCTGCGCCAGACTGGCGCCAGTGACTGCACACCAGTAGCCCATATAGGCATTGGCGCATTTCGCCCTGGCGAAGAACCCAGCCAAGTCATCAGCCGGGCCGACCAGGCCCTGGCGCAAACGCAAAATGACCCAAGCCGCCACTGGGTGCGCCTGGATGATTACCAAGCGCAAGCGACCCAGGGTCTGCACGACTGGCGCACCTGGATCGACGATGCGCTGAACCAGCGCAAGCTGCAGCTGTATTTTCAACCGGTCATGCAGTGCACTGACCGCAACCAACTGCTGCATCACAAGGTGCTGGCGCGCCTGCTTGACCCACAGGGTGAAGCCATTGCTGCCGGACGTTTTCTGCCGTGGATTGAGCGCCTCGGCTGGACCGCCCGCTTTGACCTGGCCATGCTCGAACACAGCCTGGCGCACCTCAGTCAGCATGCCGCGCCACTGGCGCTGAGCCTGTCAGCAGCCACCCTGCACGACAGCGCAACACTCAAGCGCATCGTTGAAATTCTCAAACAGCATCCGCAGCAGGCCAGCCTGCTGACCTTTGAAGTGGACGAACGCCACCTACCGCCGGCCGCCGAGCTGGAAGCTCTTAGCCAGGCTATCCGCGACAGTGGGTTCAGCTTGGGTCTGCAGCACTTCGGTGGACGCTTCAGCCTGATCGGCAACCTCACCCACCTCGGCCTGGCCTACCTGAAACTCGATGGCACCTACATCCGCGCCATCGATCAGGAAAGCGACAAACGCATGTTTATCGAGGCGGTATTCCGCGCCACCAACAGCATCGATCTGCCGCTGATTGCAGAAATGGTGGAGAGCGAAGGCGAACTTGCGGTACTCAAGGAGTTGGGGCTTTACGGTGCGATGGGCCGCCTGCTGGGTGCGCCAGAGCCGTGGAAGGAATAA
- the lapG gene encoding cysteine protease LapG: MPHRQLTYGWFKRLNRALLGACILLIGLTSALANWDFGVILEKAESRYGSLGPAKQRILAWEAQIQASSASSEIDKLTEVNRFFNRQIRFSDDINIWRQNDYWATPVEMLVKGAGDCEDYSLAKYFTLRRLGIPSEKLRITYVKALNYNQAHMVLTYYASPGAEPLVLDNLINVIKPASQRRDLLPVYAFNAEGLYLPGSNSKKGDSKKLSRWQDLLNKMRTEGFAIGEG, from the coding sequence ATGCCCCACCGTCAGCTTACTTATGGATGGTTCAAGCGCCTCAACCGAGCGTTGCTGGGCGCCTGCATCCTACTGATCGGTCTGACCAGCGCCTTGGCCAACTGGGACTTCGGCGTGATCCTGGAAAAAGCCGAAAGCCGCTACGGCAGTCTCGGTCCGGCCAAGCAGCGCATTCTGGCCTGGGAAGCGCAAATCCAAGCCAGCAGCGCCAGTAGCGAAATAGACAAGCTCACCGAGGTCAATCGCTTCTTCAATCGGCAGATCCGCTTTTCCGATGACATCAATATCTGGAGACAAAACGACTACTGGGCCACCCCCGTCGAGATGCTGGTCAAGGGCGCTGGCGACTGCGAAGACTATTCCCTCGCCAAGTACTTCACCCTGCGCCGCCTCGGCATCCCCAGCGAAAAACTGCGCATCACCTACGTTAAGGCACTCAATTACAACCAGGCGCACATGGTGCTGACGTACTACGCCAGCCCCGGCGCCGAGCCACTGGTACTGGACAATCTGATCAACGTGATCAAGCCGGCGTCGCAGCGCCGCGACCTGTTGCCAGTCTATGCATTCAACGCCGAAGGGCTCTATCTCCCCGGTTCCAACAGCAAGAAGGGTGATTCAAAAAAGCTCTCGCGCTGGCAGGACCTGTTGAACAAAATGCGCACGGAGGGCTTCGCCATCGGCGAAGGCTAG
- the recQ gene encoding DNA helicase RecQ: MLDHAQRILKDVFGYDSFRGRQGEIIERVASGGDALVLMPTGGGKSLCFQVPALLREGLAVVVSPLIALMDDQVATLDELGVAAVALNSTLSNDEQREIAERIKRGEIKMLYLAPERLVQPRMLGFLQNLEIALFAIDEAHCVSQWGHDFRPEYLQLGQLAELFPNVPRIALTATADMRTREEIVQRLHLQNAERFLSSFDRPNIFYRIVPKEQPRKQLLNFLAARKGDAGIVYCLSRKKVEEVAAFLSEQGFPALPYHAGLANELRAYHQKRFLNEEGLIMVATIAFGMGIDKPNVRFVAHLDLPKSLEAYYQETGRAGRDGLPADAWMAYGLQDVIFLKQMLNNSEGDERHKRVEQHKLDAMLALCEETRCRRQSLLAYFDEDMPQPCGHCDNCMDGVQTWDATEPARQALSAIYRTGQRYGVGHLVDVLLGRDNDKIRTVGHQHLAVFGIGKAFAEGEWRSLFRQLVARGLADVDLEGFGGLRLADSCRPLLKGEVSLQLRRDLKPQQSAKASSSAASQLVRGEERGQWEALRALRRKLAEEHGVPPYVIFPDATLLEMLRSKPSTLAEMARVSGVGARKLERYGEAFLAVLGADDDAPRAVVDLRHELVSLARAGMTPAQIASQLSCSEKNVYGLLAEAIGRQQLSLEQALDVPEALLGEIQDAFLDGEGELPPVATISEQFAGRVELGILHCVRAALQAEFEA, translated from the coding sequence ATGCTTGACCACGCGCAACGCATCCTTAAAGACGTATTCGGTTACGACAGCTTCCGTGGTCGGCAGGGTGAGATTATCGAGCGTGTGGCCAGTGGTGGCGATGCCCTGGTGCTGATGCCCACCGGGGGCGGCAAGTCGCTGTGCTTCCAGGTCCCGGCCCTGCTGCGTGAAGGCTTGGCGGTGGTGGTATCGCCGCTGATTGCGCTGATGGACGATCAGGTCGCCACCCTTGATGAGTTGGGCGTGGCCGCCGTCGCGCTGAACTCCACCCTGAGCAACGACGAGCAGCGTGAGATTGCCGAGCGAATCAAGCGCGGTGAGATCAAGATGCTGTACCTGGCGCCCGAGCGGTTGGTGCAGCCGCGCATGTTGGGCTTTCTGCAGAACCTTGAGATCGCCTTGTTCGCCATCGACGAGGCGCATTGCGTGTCGCAGTGGGGGCATGACTTCCGCCCGGAATACCTGCAACTGGGCCAGCTGGCCGAGCTGTTCCCCAATGTGCCGCGCATTGCGCTGACTGCAACGGCGGATATGCGCACCCGTGAGGAAATCGTCCAACGTCTGCACCTGCAGAATGCCGAGCGTTTTCTATCGAGTTTCGACCGGCCGAATATTTTTTACCGCATCGTGCCCAAAGAGCAGCCGCGCAAGCAGTTGCTGAACTTCCTCGCCGCGCGCAAGGGTGATGCCGGCATCGTCTATTGCCTGTCGCGCAAGAAGGTCGAGGAAGTGGCCGCGTTTCTGTCTGAGCAGGGCTTTCCGGCGCTGCCGTATCACGCCGGTCTGGCCAATGAGCTACGCGCCTATCATCAGAAGCGCTTTCTCAACGAGGAAGGGCTGATCATGGTCGCGACCATCGCCTTCGGCATGGGCATCGATAAGCCCAACGTGCGTTTTGTTGCCCACCTCGACCTGCCGAAGTCCCTGGAAGCCTATTACCAGGAAACCGGTCGTGCCGGCCGTGATGGTCTGCCGGCGGATGCCTGGATGGCCTACGGGCTGCAGGATGTGATCTTCCTCAAGCAGATGCTCAATAACTCCGAAGGCGACGAGCGGCATAAGCGCGTCGAGCAGCACAAGCTCGATGCCATGCTGGCGCTGTGCGAGGAAACCCGCTGCCGGCGTCAGTCGCTGCTGGCCTACTTCGATGAGGACATGCCGCAACCCTGTGGGCACTGCGATAACTGCATGGACGGCGTGCAGACCTGGGATGCCACCGAGCCGGCGCGTCAGGCGCTGTCGGCGATTTACCGCACCGGCCAGCGCTATGGCGTGGGGCATCTGGTCGACGTGCTGCTCGGTCGCGACAACGACAAAATTCGCACGGTCGGCCATCAGCACCTCGCGGTGTTTGGGATTGGCAAGGCGTTTGCCGAAGGTGAATGGCGTTCGTTGTTCCGCCAGCTGGTGGCGCGCGGGTTAGCGGATGTCGACCTCGAAGGCTTCGGTGGCCTGCGCCTTGCTGACAGTTGCCGGCCCTTGCTCAAGGGCGAGGTCAGTCTGCAATTGCGCCGCGACCTCAAGCCGCAGCAGAGCGCCAAGGCCTCCAGCAGTGCCGCCAGCCAATTGGTGCGCGGTGAGGAACGCGGCCAGTGGGAAGCGCTGCGCGCTTTGCGCCGTAAGCTGGCGGAAGAGCATGGCGTGCCGCCGTATGTGATTTTCCCGGATGCCACCTTGCTGGAGATGCTGCGGAGCAAGCCCAGCACCTTGGCCGAGATGGCTCGGGTCAGTGGTGTTGGCGCGCGCAAGCTGGAGCGTTATGGCGAGGCCTTTCTCGCGGTGCTGGGGGCCGATGATGACGCGCCGCGTGCGGTGGTCGACCTGCGCCATGAGCTGGTCAGCCTGGCCCGTGCCGGCATGACCCCGGCGCAGATCGCCAGCCAGTTGAGTTGCAGTGAAAAGAATGTCTACGGCTTGTTGGCTGAAGCCATTGGCCGCCAGCAGTTGTCGCTGGAGCAGGCGCTGGACGTGCCCGAGGCATTGCTTGGCGAGATTCAGGATGCTTTTCTCGATGGCGAGGGTGAGTTACCACCGGTGGCCACGATCAGCGAGCAGTTTGCCGGGCGCGTTGAGTTGGGCATCTTGCATTGCGTGCGCGCCGCCTTGCAGGCCGAGTTCGAGGCCTAA
- a CDS encoding sigma-54 dependent transcriptional regulator: MASKILLVEDDRALREALADTLVLGGHDYRAVDCAEAALLAIAEESFGLVVSDVNMPGMDGHQLLAQIRQQQPQLPVLLMTAFGAVERAVDAMRQGAVDYLVKPFEPKALLSLVDRHALGRVAASEQDGPVAEEPASVQLLALATRVAQSDSTVLITGESGTGKEVLARFIHQQSPRASKPFIAINCAAIPDNMLEATLFGHEKGAFTGAIASAPGKFELAEGGSILLDEISEMPMGLQAKLLRVLQEREVERVGARKPITLDIRVLATSNRDLAAEVAAGRFREDLYYRLSVFPLAWQPLRERPADIVPLAERLLAKYVKKMNHAPIRLSSQAQMSLVSHSWPGNVRELDNAIQRALILQQGGLIQPQDLCLVAPIGSEPVSPVPAQQPVVANSMPTAPGSATAEAGALGDDLRRHEFQMIIDTLRAERGRRKEAAERLGISPRTLRYKLAQMRDAGMDVEGYLFAS; the protein is encoded by the coding sequence ATGGCGAGCAAAATTCTGTTGGTCGAAGATGACCGCGCATTGCGTGAGGCATTGGCCGACACCCTGGTGTTGGGTGGGCATGATTACCGTGCGGTGGATTGTGCCGAAGCAGCGCTGCTGGCGATTGCCGAAGAGTCATTTGGCTTGGTGGTCAGTGACGTGAACATGCCGGGAATGGATGGCCACCAGTTGCTGGCGCAGATTCGACAGCAACAACCGCAATTGCCGGTGCTGTTGATGACCGCGTTTGGTGCGGTCGAGCGCGCGGTGGATGCCATGCGCCAGGGCGCGGTGGATTACTTGGTGAAACCCTTTGAACCCAAGGCCTTGCTGAGCCTGGTCGATCGACATGCCTTGGGCCGTGTCGCGGCCAGCGAGCAGGATGGCCCGGTTGCGGAAGAGCCGGCCAGCGTGCAACTGCTGGCCCTGGCCACGCGCGTGGCGCAGAGCGATTCCACGGTATTGATCACCGGTGAGTCGGGTACCGGTAAAGAGGTGTTGGCGCGCTTTATTCACCAGCAGTCACCCCGCGCCAGCAAACCCTTTATTGCCATCAACTGTGCGGCGATCCCGGACAACATGCTCGAAGCCACGCTGTTCGGCCATGAAAAGGGCGCGTTTACCGGGGCGATTGCCAGTGCGCCGGGTAAGTTCGAGTTGGCCGAGGGCGGCAGCATTTTGCTCGACGAAATCTCGGAAATGCCAATGGGCTTGCAGGCCAAGCTGCTGCGGGTGCTGCAGGAGCGCGAGGTCGAGCGGGTGGGCGCGCGTAAGCCGATTACCCTGGATATCCGTGTGCTAGCCACCAGTAACCGTGATCTGGCCGCCGAAGTGGCGGCGGGGCGCTTCCGTGAAGACCTCTACTATCGTTTGTCGGTGTTCCCGCTGGCCTGGCAACCGTTGCGTGAGCGCCCGGCAGACATCGTGCCGCTGGCCGAACGATTGCTGGCCAAGTACGTGAAGAAGATGAACCACGCGCCGATTCGTCTTTCCTCTCAGGCGCAGATGAGCCTGGTCAGCCACAGCTGGCCGGGTAATGTGCGTGAGTTGGATAACGCCATTCAGCGCGCTTTGATTCTGCAGCAGGGCGGTTTGATTCAGCCGCAAGACCTCTGCCTGGTAGCGCCCATCGGTTCCGAGCCTGTATCGCCCGTGCCCGCGCAACAGCCGGTGGTGGCCAATAGCATGCCGACAGCGCCAGGCAGCGCAACCGCAGAAGCCGGTGCGTTAGGCGATGACCTGCGCCGTCATGAGTTTCAGATGATCATCGATACCCTGCGTGCCGAGCGCGGTCGGCGTAAGGAAGCGGCCGAGCGTCTGGGCATCAGCCCGCGTACGTTGCGCTACAAGCTGGCGCAGATGCGTGACGCGGGTATGGATGTGGAAGGCTATTTGTTTGCCAGCTGA
- a CDS encoding YecA family protein: MSFAEQLTRLQAFLDADELHDEALDYIAAHGYLTALSICPEKVPEREWIDALFSEPPHYRSDAEREEIEATLIQLQSHIARQLASDDEPDVPCDLDLGDEPDDSDLRGWCIGFMEGVFLREAVWFDDAEDEVSELLLPIMVASGLFDEQPEFAEIAGDRDLVDSMVDQIPELLTALFLLCNAPEEKPALLKPRQH; this comes from the coding sequence ATGTCCTTCGCCGAGCAACTCACCCGCCTGCAAGCCTTCCTCGATGCTGATGAGCTGCATGATGAGGCCCTGGACTATATCGCCGCCCACGGCTACCTGACCGCGCTGTCGATTTGCCCGGAAAAAGTCCCGGAGCGCGAGTGGATTGACGCATTGTTCTCCGAGCCGCCGCATTACCGCAGTGACGCCGAGCGCGAAGAGATCGAAGCCACGCTGATCCAGCTGCAAAGCCATATCGCTCGCCAACTGGCCAGCGACGACGAGCCGGACGTGCCGTGCGACCTCGACCTCGGCGACGAGCCGGACGACTCCGACCTGCGCGGCTGGTGCATTGGCTTTATGGAAGGGGTTTTCCTGCGCGAAGCCGTATGGTTCGACGACGCCGAAGATGAAGTCAGCGAACTGCTGCTGCCGATCATGGTCGCTTCCGGCCTGTTCGACGAACAGCCCGAATTCGCCGAAATCGCCGGTGATCGCGACTTGGTTGACAGCATGGTCGATCAAATCCCAGAACTGCTGACTGCTTTGTTTCTGCTGTGCAATGCCCCAGAAGAAAAGCCCGCATTGCTGAAGCCGCGCCAGCACTAA
- a CDS encoding DUF2804 domain-containing protein, which yields MDRLIQANGQPHYGLFPAAPGLVNYRDFDFRSPMGRKLGALAKWRRFHQFQYFGLISDELIGGCALANLSLLGVGFVYLFHPASGRMIERQFKLPLGFGSQFSQAPDRGVCELRSGGNLLRLENSATPKEKRLLVELDDGTRIDARFSEAVPAFQPLCINTPTGVNGWVYAQKVAGVRCSGQVRSALGDFDLAQVGAFAHHDWSAGYMRPETHWNWACLSGQAGEQRVGLNLSCGVNETSFTENCFWLDGELLKVDTVRFAFDRDQPLRPWLINSHDGQVALHFDGRGLLKERLNLGLLASNFKQIFGQFSGVLRPVGRPEVRIDNLWGFVEDQYVKW from the coding sequence ATGGACCGACTGATTCAAGCCAACGGCCAGCCGCACTACGGCCTGTTTCCCGCCGCGCCGGGGCTGGTCAATTACCGTGATTTCGACTTTCGCTCGCCCATGGGGCGCAAACTGGGTGCCCTGGCCAAGTGGCGGCGCTTTCATCAATTTCAGTATTTCGGCCTGATCAGTGATGAGCTGATTGGCGGCTGTGCGTTGGCCAATCTCAGTCTGCTGGGCGTGGGCTTTGTCTATCTGTTTCATCCCGCCAGTGGGCGGATGATCGAGCGCCAATTCAAATTGCCGCTGGGCTTTGGCAGCCAGTTTTCGCAGGCGCCCGATCGGGGTGTGTGTGAGTTGCGCAGTGGCGGCAACCTGCTGCGCCTGGAAAATAGCGCGACACCTAAGGAAAAGCGCTTGCTGGTCGAGTTGGATGACGGCACCCGCATCGATGCGCGCTTTTCCGAGGCCGTGCCGGCGTTTCAGCCGCTGTGTATCAATACGCCGACGGGCGTCAATGGCTGGGTCTATGCACAAAAGGTCGCGGGCGTACGCTGCAGCGGACAGGTGCGCAGCGCACTGGGGGATTTCGACCTAGCGCAGGTCGGCGCATTTGCCCATCACGACTGGTCAGCCGGTTATATGCGGCCCGAGACTCACTGGAACTGGGCCTGTTTGTCCGGGCAGGCGGGTGAGCAGCGGGTGGGTTTGAACCTGTCCTGTGGGGTTAATGAAACCAGCTTTACCGAGAACTGCTTCTGGCTCGATGGCGAACTGCTCAAGGTTGACACGGTGCGGTTTGCTTTTGATCGCGATCAACCGTTACGGCCCTGGTTGATTAACTCCCATGACGGTCAAGTAGCGTTGCACTTTGACGGCCGTGGCTTGCTTAAGGAACGGCTGAACCTAGGGCTGCTGGCGAGCAACTTTAAACAGATTTTCGGCCAGTTCAGCGGAGTATTACGGCCGGTTGGCCGACCCGAGGTGCGTATCGATAACCTCTGGGGCTTTGTTGAAGATCAGTATGTAAAGTGGTGA
- a CDS encoding MarR family transcriptional regulator: protein MSQTDQHRFAMQVAQLSRAWRAELDRRLVGLGLSQARWLVLLHLGRFAELPTQRELAQSVGVEGPTLARLLDSLEAQGLVSRQAVPEDRRAKKIALRPEARPLIEKIEAISAQLRQEVFAGIDEDELRRCQKVHAQVLSNLEKH from the coding sequence ATGTCACAAACTGATCAACACCGCTTTGCCATGCAAGTTGCCCAGCTCTCCCGCGCCTGGCGCGCCGAACTGGACCGTCGCTTAGTCGGTCTTGGCCTTTCCCAGGCCCGCTGGCTGGTGCTGCTGCACCTGGGGCGCTTTGCCGAATTACCCACTCAACGCGAGTTGGCACAGAGCGTCGGCGTCGAAGGGCCGACCCTGGCGCGCCTGCTCGATAGCCTGGAGGCTCAGGGGCTGGTCAGTCGTCAGGCAGTACCCGAAGACCGCCGCGCGAAGAAGATTGCCCTGAGGCCAGAAGCCCGGCCGCTGATTGAAAAAATCGAAGCGATCTCCGCACAGTTGCGTCAGGAAGTCTTCGCGGGCATCGATGAAGACGAATTGCGCCGTTGCCAGAAGGTCCACGCCCAAGTGTTGAGTAATCTGGAAAAACACTGA